Genomic segment of Longimicrobium sp.:
GGTGGCGGGCGGGTACGGACGGGTGATCGGGCGGCCGGGGCTGGACCTGAAGACACGCGAGCTGTGCATCGCCGCGCTGCTGGCGGTGTGGAACGTGCCGCGCCAGCTTCATTCGCATCTGCGCGGCTCACTGAACGCCGGGGCCACCGCGGCCGAAGTGGACGAGGCGGTCGAGATGGCCTGCGGGATGATTTCCGCCGATCGTGCGGCGGAGGTGCGCGCGCTGTGGGGGGAGATCCGGGGCAGGGTGGGGGAGTAGGTAGGAGGGCCGGGGTCCAGGGGTATTCCATGGCTCCGGGAGATGATCCAAGGCTTCGGGCTTGTCCAAGCCTCCTCGGGCGAATGAATTCGCTGCAACAACCACACGAAGTCCGCCTTCGCGGACTGGCTTGCTTGGGTGTGAGTTGAACCGTGTGGCGCGCCCGGAATCTGGTGCAGTTCTCCCCCTCTCCCGCTTGCGGGAGAGGGGGCCGGGGAGAGAGGGCAGCCGGGGATTGCGCCGGGTTGGCCGGAGCGCGCCGAAGCAGGCCAGGGACGCCTGTCGCGTGCGCCGGAACCCCGAAACGCACCAGACTGGCTCCCTTCCCCCACGCAGTTTGTGGGGGAAGGGCTGGGGATGGGGGGCGGCCGCAGCATGCGCCAGAACGGTCGAAGCGCAACCGGTTCTTCTCGCGCTTCACGGTACGCCCGGGGCTCAGGATGACAGTAACTGCGCGGAGCCGTGGAATCGATCACGGATACTGCGATTCAACTATTTGGGAGTGAGGCAGAGCGGTGTTCCTGGATTACGCTGAGATCAACGTGAAGGCGGGCCACGGCGGCGCGGGTGCGTCGTCCATGCGCCGCGAGTCGATGACCCCGCGCGGCGGCCCCGACGGTGGCGACGGCGGGCGCGGCGCCGACATCATCCTTCGCGCCGATGGCCAGCTCACCACGCTGCTGGACTACCGCTACCGCCAGCAGTACAAGGCCGAGAGCGGTCAGAAGGGCGCGGGCGCCAACTGCACCGGCCGCAGCGGCGAGCCGCTGGTGCTGCGCGTGCCCCCCGGCACCGTCATCCGCGACGTGGAAACCGAGGAGCTGCTGGGCGAGCTGCTGGAGGACGGCGAAGAGATCGTCATCGCACGCGGCGGGAAGGGTGGATGGGGCAACGCGCGCTTCGCCACGGCCACCAACCAGGCGCCCCGGCGCGCCGATCCCGGCGAGCCGGGCGACGAGCGGCGCATTGCCCTGGAGCTGAAGCTGATCGCCGACGTGGGGCTGGTCGGTGAGCCCAACGCCGGAAAGAGCACCCTCCTCGCATCGGTCTCGGCGGCCACGCCCAAGGTGGCGGACTACCCGTTCACCACGCTCACGCCCAACCTGGGCGTCGTGCAGCTTTCGGGGAACCGCTCGTTCGTCATGGCCGACATTCCCGGCATCATCGAGGGCGCGCACGAGGGCAGGGGGCTGGGGCACCAGTTCCTGCGCCACATCGAGCGCACCCGCACGCTGGCGCTGATGATTCCGGGCGACGCGCTGGAGCCGCAGGCCGAGTACGACAAGCTGCGCTCCGAGCTGCGCGAGTACTCGGCGGAGCTTGCCGCCAAGGCGCACTGCGTGGTGTTCACCAAGGCAGACCTGCTGCCGCCGGATTGGCCGGAGCCGGGGGTGGATGCGCCCGATGCCTGGGGCCAGTTCTCGATCTCGTCCGTCGCGCAGAAGGGGCTCGATCCCTTCCTTGAGGCGCTGTGGACCCAGGCCGCGGCCGCCTTGGCCGCGGAGCGCGGGGACGACGAAGAGGAGCCCTGGCGTCCGTGAGGCGAACTACGGACTGCCGGGGATTGGCATCTTGAGAAATCTCGCAGCGGCCTGACGCCGGGTGCGGGATCTCTACCGGCTCGGGATCGGTGTACTCGATGGAGCGCGGATCGACGCGGTCCATGAACAGCACGGTGACGTGCCAATCGCCGGTTAGGGCCGACCACCAGCGGAATCCGGGGTAGCCGTCCGTTGCCGCGTGCACGCGCCGGGAGATCGCCTGGGTGACCGCGCGGTCGTGCGACGCGAGCTGGTCTGGCCTGATATCGAGTTCAACGAGCACTGCCGGGTCCGCAAGGTCCGGCAGTCTTGCTTCCATGCCCCGGGCCAGCCGTGCTTCCACGAGCGAGAGCGGGTGATACGTACCCGGCGCGGTCGGATCAGGGCGGAGCAGGTGCTCGGGAAGGAGTGGGGTGCCGCGGAATCCGTGCAGCAGTTCGGTGAGCGCGTGCGTCGGGCCTTGGGCCAGGTAGGGCACCGGTGGGTCCCCCAGATCGAAACGCCCGCCGGTCTGGGCACCGGCGGGCGGAAGATAGCACACGGAGAACGGCGCGCCATCCGGAGCATGCGGATCCCACGGGAACACGCGCCAGAAGGGCATCAGATATAGGCTCCGTGCTCAGTCGCATTCACGCTCTGCAGCACCTCGGGCAGGCGCCCTTCGCGAAGCATCTCGATCGGCGTTCGGTCGCCCAGATCGAACTTGGGCGCGGTCAGCCAACTGGTGACCACGGCCGGATGAAGAATCCGCCGCAACGCGTCCACCGTAGTCGCGACGTCCGCCAGAAAACGCATGTGCTCCTGCCGCGGTACCGCCGCGCCTTTCTTCCACGCGATGAGGCGCGTCCGGTCCAGCCCCAGCTTCTGCGCCATCTCCAGGTCCGACTTGAAGGCAAAGCGGGCGCGCAGGTAGTGAGAGACCAGGATCAGCCAGTCGGACGAAAGGTCCACGTCGGCGTCCGTTGTCGACAGGTTGATCTGAAGGCTCGGCCCGCCACCTCTCCCATCGACCGTGACCCTGATGTGCGCCGGGCTGCTCGGCTCCACGCGTGGATTACGGGTGAGGCTCCCGGGCTTCGGCAGTTTACGCTTGATCGGCACGATGACCTCGTGGTTTCGGTTCATTCGAAATGTTGCACTTCGTAAGCCAGAACACAAGTCGAGGCGTGGGATTAGAGTTGTGGACTGTTGTGCTTTGCGCCCGTGGAACGCCACCGTCCCGGAGCGGCCACGTCGATCGTGTCAACGGCTCTGAACGGCCGCGGATCCGCTGCGTTTCCGGGCAGAGCAATGCGAGACTCCGTCCCGTTTTGGCCAGCCTGGAGGCCCAGTTCCCGCCAGCCCTTCCGCTGCGCGCTGTCCCGGTGGTATCGTTCGGGCCGTACGCTTCCGCCCGTCGTCGCTATCTCGCTCATGCCGCTGGCCCGCGCCGCCCTCGAAGACATCGTTCGTATCGCTATCGTCCCGGGGATCGGGCCGGCGCGGCTGGCCGCGCTGATCGCCCGGTTCGGCTCGGCGGAGCGCATCCTTTCCGCGCCCGTCGCCGCCATCGCCGCCGTTCCGGGCTTCGGCCGCGAGTTCGCGCGGCGCGTGGCGGGTGCGGGCACGCCCGAGGGCCGGGCGCGGGCGCGCGAGGCGCTTCGCATTCTTACCGAGGTCGGCGCCACCGCCATCACCTCCGATGACGAGGCCTATCCCGAGGCGTTCCGTGCCCTTCCCGATCCGCCCTTCGTCCTGTACGCCGCGGGCGACCTGGGGCTGCTGCGCCGTCCCGGCGTGGGCGTCGTCGGCACGCGGGCGCCCACCCCCTACGGCCGCGCCTCCGCCGCGGGGCTGACGCACGAGCTGGCGCGCGCCGGCTACGTCGTCGTCAGCGGAATGGCGAAGGGCATCGACGCCGTCGCCCACGCCGCGGCGCTGGACGCGGGGGGCGCCACGGTGGGCGTGCTGGGGCACGGCATCGACCGCGCGTATCCGCCCGAGAACCGCGGCCTGTTCCGCCGCGTCCGCGAGCACGGCCTACTGATCTCGGAGCTGCCGCCCGGCGAGCAGCCGCTGGCGGGCAACTTTCCCCGGCGCAACCGGCTGATCGCGGCGCTCAGCGCGGGCGTGCTGGTGGTAGAGATGGGGGAGAAGAGCGGTGCCAAGCACACGGTCGACTTCGCGCTGGAGCTGGGCCGCGAGGTGTTCGCCGTCCCGGGCCCCATCGGCTCGGCGGCGAGCGCGGGGACCAACCAGCTGCTGAAGGATGGCGCCCGCCTGGTGACGTCCGCCCGCGACATCCTGGAAGAGCTGCACGGCGTGGGACTGGTGCCGCACCAGGCGGAGGAGCGCCGGTCCGCCGCGGCGCCATCTCCCTCAGCGCCGACCCCGCCCGCCGTCTCGCTGGCGGGTGACGAGCTGCGGGTGTTCGGCGTGCTCCGCCCCGATCCGCGCCACGTCGATGCGCTCGCGGCCGAGGCCGGGCTGGGCGTCAGCGGCACCCTGGCGGCCCTGCTGGGGCTGGAGCTTCACGACCTTGC
This window contains:
- the obgE gene encoding GTPase ObgE is translated as MFLDYAEINVKAGHGGAGASSMRRESMTPRGGPDGGDGGRGADIILRADGQLTTLLDYRYRQQYKAESGQKGAGANCTGRSGEPLVLRVPPGTVIRDVETEELLGELLEDGEEIVIARGGKGGWGNARFATATNQAPRRADPGEPGDERRIALELKLIADVGLVGEPNAGKSTLLASVSAATPKVADYPFTTLTPNLGVVQLSGNRSFVMADIPGIIEGAHEGRGLGHQFLRHIERTRTLALMIPGDALEPQAEYDKLRSELREYSAELAAKAHCVVFTKADLLPPDWPEPGVDAPDAWGQFSISSVAQKGLDPFLEALWTQAAAALAAERGDDEEEPWRP
- a CDS encoding antitoxin Xre/MbcA/ParS toxin-binding domain-containing protein, giving the protein MPIKRKLPKPGSLTRNPRVEPSSPAHIRVTVDGRGGGPSLQINLSTTDADVDLSSDWLILVSHYLRARFAFKSDLEMAQKLGLDRTRLIAWKKGAAVPRQEHMRFLADVATTVDALRRILHPAVVTSWLTAPKFDLGDRTPIEMLREGRLPEVLQSVNATEHGAYI
- the dprA gene encoding DNA-processing protein DprA, whose product is MPLARAALEDIVRIAIVPGIGPARLAALIARFGSAERILSAPVAAIAAVPGFGREFARRVAGAGTPEGRARAREALRILTEVGATAITSDDEAYPEAFRALPDPPFVLYAAGDLGLLRRPGVGVVGTRAPTPYGRASAAGLTHELARAGYVVVSGMAKGIDAVAHAAALDAGGATVGVLGHGIDRAYPPENRGLFRRVREHGLLISELPPGEQPLAGNFPRRNRLIAALSAGVLVVEMGEKSGAKHTVDFALELGREVFAVPGPIGSAASAGTNQLLKDGARLVTSARDILEELHGVGLVPHQAEERRSAAAPSPSAPTPPAVSLAGDELRVFGVLRPDPRHVDALAAEAGLGVSGTLAALLGLELHDLAEALPGKHFKLR